In Ruminococcaceae bacterium BL-6, a genomic segment contains:
- a CDS encoding Zn_dep_PLPC domain-containing protein, translated as MPDYVAHDQFGQEVLGRLDEDLKLRALAYKREYDMGLQGPDLFFFYKPYRKTEISAYGAARHQEPAMRMFGPILAKAREKAALSYLMGLVCHYTLDAACHPYVNGHSRNIMDHHRMEAAYDRHVLSRCGLSGPGRLLTDPSGLDFDAIASLWPGMDAEIIRKCLKSRQFYTRLLEQKWLVLFLETIAGKRGAFSSMFLPDDVPPEQREHMRRLDELYAEALAQAPERIRTACAAMGTAPRRMDGFDRNYEGEAAHEQAGEKLDPL; from the coding sequence ATGCCGGATTACGTAGCGCACGATCAGTTTGGACAGGAGGTTCTCGGCCGCCTCGACGAGGATCTGAAGCTGCGCGCGCTTGCATACAAGCGGGAATACGACATGGGGCTTCAGGGACCGGATCTCTTTTTCTTTTACAAGCCGTACCGCAAAACGGAAATTTCCGCTTACGGCGCCGCGCGGCACCAGGAACCGGCCATGCGGATGTTCGGCCCGATCCTTGCGAAGGCGCGGGAAAAAGCCGCCCTGTCCTATTTGATGGGGCTGGTCTGCCACTATACGCTGGACGCGGCCTGCCACCCCTATGTCAACGGGCACAGCCGGAATATCATGGATCATCATCGGATGGAGGCCGCCTACGACAGGCATGTCCTCTCGCGGTGCGGGCTTTCGGGGCCGGGGCGCCTTCTCACCGATCCTTCCGGGCTGGATTTCGACGCGATCGCTTCCCTCTGGCCCGGCATGGACGCGGAGATCATCCGGAAATGCCTGAAGTCCAGACAGTTCTATACCCGGCTGCTGGAACAGAAATGGCTGGTGCTGTTTCTCGAGACGATCGCGGGAAAACGCGGCGCGTTTTCCTCGATGTTTCTGCCGGACGACGTGCCTCCGGAACAGCGGGAGCACATGCGGCGCCTGGATGAGCTTTACGCCGAAGCGCTCGCACAGGCTCCGGAGCGGATCCGCACGGCCTGCGCGGCCATGGGGACCGCGCCGCGCAGGATGGACGGATTCGACCGGAATTACGAAGGGGAGGCTGCACATGAGCAGGCTGGAGAAAAGCTGGATCCTCTATGA
- a CDS encoding membrane protein of unknown function (Evidence 5 : Unknown function) — MSRLEKSWILYDVGNSAFILLVSTVIPIYFKNLASAGGVGNAESTAYWGYASSLSTIVVAVLGPVLGSVGDLRGYKKPLFSGFLAVGAAGCLALSLPVGWLAFLGIFVVAKSGYSGSLIFYDAMLPDVAGGERADRVSAHGYAWGYIGSCIPFAACLGLILTAGATGLGTANATALSFAVTALWWVLFTVPLLRGYRQEYAWESGGRPVRESLSRLWRAFSHSAIMWKRRAA, encoded by the coding sequence ATGAGCAGGCTGGAGAAAAGCTGGATCCTCTATGACGTGGGCAACTCGGCGTTCATTCTGCTGGTGTCCACGGTAATACCGATTTATTTCAAAAACCTCGCTTCGGCCGGCGGGGTCGGAAACGCCGAATCCACCGCGTATTGGGGGTACGCATCCAGCCTTTCGACCATCGTCGTCGCCGTGCTCGGCCCGGTTCTCGGTTCCGTCGGCGACCTGCGCGGATATAAGAAGCCGTTATTTTCCGGCTTTCTGGCCGTGGGCGCGGCGGGCTGCCTGGCCCTTTCCCTGCCGGTCGGATGGCTTGCCTTTCTGGGCATATTCGTCGTCGCCAAGTCCGGCTATTCCGGCAGCCTGATTTTTTACGACGCCATGCTGCCCGACGTCGCCGGCGGGGAACGCGCGGACCGGGTGAGCGCGCACGGCTACGCGTGGGGCTATATCGGGAGCTGCATCCCGTTCGCGGCCTGCCTGGGGCTGATCCTGACCGCCGGCGCGACCGGGCTGGGCACGGCGAACGCCACCGCCCTCTCCTTTGCCGTCACTGCGCTGTGGTGGGTGCTTTTCACCGTCCCGCTTCTCCGCGGATACCGCCAGGAGTACGCTTGGGAAAGCGGCGGCCGGCCGGTGCGGGAAAGCCTGTCGCGCCTGTGGCGGGCTTTTTCGCATTCCGCTATCATGTGGAAACGTCGGGCGGCATAA
- a CDS encoding Nitroreductase → MEFTEVLKSRYSVRKFSDRKIEKEKLDKILEAGRTAPTAVDYQPQRILVLDSEENLTKLKDCTPYHFNAPLALLVCYDNIASWKRPFDGKDMGEVDASIVAAHMMLEVTNLGLGSTWVGHFDAEKAKKLYQLPENIIPVMLLPLGYPREDARPSVLHLKRLDLDKTVFYNSFDGVNQK, encoded by the coding sequence ATGGAATTTACGGAAGTGCTGAAAAGCCGCTATTCCGTTCGGAAGTTTTCCGATCGTAAGATCGAAAAGGAGAAGCTGGACAAGATCCTCGAAGCCGGAAGGACCGCCCCCACGGCGGTAGATTACCAGCCGCAGCGGATTCTGGTGCTGGATTCGGAAGAAAATCTGACAAAGCTGAAAGACTGTACCCCGTATCATTTCAACGCCCCGCTCGCGCTGCTGGTATGCTATGACAACATCGCAAGCTGGAAGCGCCCCTTTGACGGGAAGGATATGGGCGAGGTCGACGCGAGCATCGTCGCGGCCCATATGATGTTGGAAGTGACCAATCTCGGCCTCGGCAGCACGTGGGTCGGCCATTTTGACGCCGAGAAGGCAAAAAAGCTGTATCAGCTGCCGGAAAACATCATTCCGGTCATGCTTTTGCCCCTCGGTTATCCCCGGGAGGATGCAAGGCCCAGCGTGCTTCACCTGAAGCGGCTGGATCTGGACAAAACGGTATTCTACAATTCGTTCGACGGCGTGAATCAGAAATAA
- the adh gene encoding NADP-dependent isopropanol dehydrogenase has translation MKGFAMLGIGRTGWIEKKDPVCGPMDAICRPIALAPCTSDVHTVWSGALGERSDLILGHEAIGEVVEVGSLVRDFKPGDRVIVPAITPDWNSLEAQGGYQMHSGGMLAGWKFSNFKDGVFAELFHVNDADGNLAHLPDGMDPVAACMLADMVPTGFHGVELADVQFGDRVVVVGIGPVGLMAVAAAALRGASYLYAVGSRPNCIQVAKEFGATDIVNYREGDIVEQVMEKTHGKGVDRVVIAGGDVNTFEQAIDMLKPGGKIGNINYLGEGDYIKIPRVEWGCGMAHKTITGGLMPGGRLRMEKLAALMETGRIDPSKLVTHRFEGLESVEPALMLMKDKPRDLIKPVVTIKW, from the coding sequence GTGAAAGGTTTTGCGATGCTGGGAATCGGGCGCACGGGCTGGATCGAGAAGAAAGACCCGGTTTGCGGCCCCATGGATGCCATTTGCCGGCCGATCGCCCTGGCCCCCTGCACTTCCGACGTCCATACGGTGTGGTCCGGCGCGCTCGGCGAGCGCAGCGACCTGATCCTCGGCCACGAGGCGATCGGGGAAGTGGTCGAAGTCGGTTCTCTGGTCCGGGATTTCAAGCCCGGCGACCGCGTGATCGTGCCCGCGATCACGCCGGACTGGAATTCGCTGGAGGCCCAGGGCGGCTACCAGATGCACTCCGGCGGAATGCTGGCCGGATGGAAATTCTCCAATTTTAAAGACGGCGTGTTCGCGGAGCTTTTTCACGTGAACGATGCGGATGGAAACCTGGCTCATCTTCCGGATGGCATGGACCCCGTTGCGGCCTGCATGCTGGCGGACATGGTCCCGACCGGGTTCCACGGGGTGGAGCTTGCGGATGTGCAGTTCGGCGACCGCGTCGTGGTCGTCGGCATCGGCCCGGTCGGCTTGATGGCTGTGGCCGCCGCCGCGCTGCGCGGCGCATCCTATCTTTACGCGGTCGGCTCGCGCCCGAACTGCATTCAGGTCGCGAAGGAGTTCGGCGCCACCGATATCGTCAATTACCGCGAGGGCGATATCGTCGAGCAGGTCATGGAAAAGACCCATGGAAAAGGGGTGGACCGCGTCGTGATCGCCGGCGGGGATGTGAATACGTTCGAACAGGCGATCGATATGCTGAAGCCCGGCGGGAAGATCGGAAATATCAACTACCTGGGCGAGGGCGACTATATTAAGATCCCGCGGGTGGAATGGGGCTGCGGGATGGCCCATAAGACGATCACGGGCGGATTGATGCCCGGCGGCAGGCTTCGCATGGAAAAGCTGGCCGCCCTGATGGAGACCGGCAGGATCGACCCCTCGAAGCTGGTCACCCACCGTTTTGAAGGGCTGGAAAGCGTGGAGCCCGCCCTGATGCTGATGAAAGACAAACCGAGAGACCTGATCAAGCCGGTCGTCACAATCAAATGGTAA
- the fokIR gene encoding Type-2 restriction enzyme FokI: protein MISVIATQAAKFRTFGWVQDPSNLRSLCDVVAVFDEDSEKHRELVLSSIPRLVSEEDGRSRLLEALSTRPVRIRYPDLVGTAFTPRSASRCNGILQAAVRGQGRDFIGDWPADNFLRWAHAFGFVRYHYEDDSFEITPAGLELTKARQDGSALCERERELLTEAALAYPPAVRILDLLARDGAHLTKFEIGQKLGFVGENGFTSLPQPVLIRSLAGTESPKEKNKMKTDWDGSSDKYARMIASWLTKLGLVEQVPKQVTVTAGGRTYTETIGQAYLITARGITMRNRALGKSRHRRIAKNVCFEMLATKGADREYLRARRAFLLKFLSESRSGLTIPELAEKLAEKGLSENAETVRDDLAGLCGIGLAVSEKNGRYLLTDKIADFVIPLPASLQKSSLSGMKDQIRARLTALPHEYLSLIDLAYDSEQNRLFEMKIIELFTEECGFSGRHLGGSNKPDGVISAADLSYGVIVDTKAYSKGYGLPLSQADEMERYVRENLTRDSRINPNEWWLAFDGAVPRFAFLFVSGHFTGTYGQRIERIIRSTGVPGAALAISKLLLYADELKSGRISQQDFYRLVFPS, encoded by the coding sequence ATGATTTCCGTGATTGCCACCCAGGCGGCCAAATTCCGGACGTTCGGCTGGGTTCAGGACCCGAGCAACCTGCGGAGCCTGTGCGACGTGGTCGCCGTCTTCGACGAGGATTCCGAAAAGCACCGGGAGCTCGTCCTTTCCTCGATCCCCAGGCTCGTTTCCGAAGAGGACGGCAGAAGCCGGCTGTTGGAAGCCCTTTCCACGCGCCCGGTGCGCATTCGCTACCCCGACCTGGTAGGGACCGCCTTCACCCCGAGAAGCGCCTCGCGCTGCAACGGCATCCTTCAGGCCGCCGTGCGGGGGCAGGGCCGCGATTTCATCGGCGACTGGCCCGCCGACAACTTCCTGCGGTGGGCCCACGCCTTCGGCTTCGTGCGCTACCATTACGAGGACGACAGCTTTGAGATCACCCCCGCCGGGCTGGAGCTGACGAAGGCCCGGCAGGATGGCAGTGCGCTGTGCGAGCGGGAGCGCGAGCTCCTCACCGAAGCCGCGCTCGCCTATCCGCCCGCCGTGCGGATTCTGGACCTGCTGGCACGGGACGGCGCGCACCTGACGAAATTCGAGATCGGCCAGAAGCTCGGGTTCGTCGGGGAAAACGGCTTCACCAGCCTGCCGCAGCCGGTGCTGATCCGCTCGCTCGCAGGCACGGAAAGCCCGAAGGAAAAGAACAAGATGAAGACGGACTGGGACGGCTCCTCTGACAAATACGCGCGGATGATCGCCTCGTGGCTGACGAAGCTGGGGCTGGTGGAACAGGTGCCGAAACAGGTGACGGTAACGGCCGGCGGCCGGACCTACACCGAGACCATCGGCCAGGCGTACCTGATCACCGCCCGTGGGATCACGATGCGCAACCGGGCGCTGGGAAAAAGCCGCCACCGGCGCATCGCGAAAAACGTCTGCTTTGAAATGCTCGCGACGAAAGGCGCCGACCGCGAATACCTGCGCGCCCGCCGGGCTTTTCTGCTGAAATTTTTATCGGAAAGCCGCTCGGGGCTCACGATCCCCGAGCTTGCGGAGAAGCTCGCGGAGAAGGGCCTTTCCGAAAACGCGGAGACGGTGCGGGACGACCTTGCCGGCCTTTGCGGCATCGGTCTTGCTGTCAGCGAGAAAAACGGGCGCTATCTTCTGACGGACAAAATCGCGGATTTCGTGATCCCGCTGCCCGCCTCGCTTCAGAAGTCCTCGCTTTCCGGGATGAAGGATCAGATCCGCGCGCGGCTGACCGCGCTGCCGCACGAATACCTGTCGCTGATCGACCTTGCCTACGACAGCGAGCAGAACCGCCTGTTCGAAATGAAAATCATCGAGCTTTTCACCGAGGAATGCGGCTTTTCCGGCCGGCATCTGGGTGGAAGCAACAAGCCGGACGGCGTGATTTCCGCCGCCGACCTGAGCTACGGCGTCATCGTCGACACCAAGGCCTATTCCAAGGGGTACGGCCTGCCGCTTTCTCAGGCGGACGAGATGGAGCGCTATGTGCGCGAAAATCTGACGCGGGATTCCCGCATCAATCCGAACGAATGGTGGCTCGCGTTCGACGGCGCGGTTCCGCGCTTCGCCTTTCTGTTCGTTTCGGGCCATTTCACCGGAACGTACGGGCAGCGCATCGAACGCATCATCCGCAGCACGGGGGTCCCCGGTGCCGCGCTGGCAATTTCGAAGCTCCTTCTATACGCGGACGAACTGAAATCGGGCCGGATTTCCCAGCAGGATTTTTACCGGCTCGTCTTCCCGTCGTAA
- the fokIM gene encoding Modification methylase FokI, giving the protein MRFIGSKANLLKQIEQIIAANAQGGERVFCDIFAGTGAVSNYFKPKYQVISNDLLHFSYVIQKAVIENNCKPNFQKLAAAGISDPFAFLEETELKPDFVSDGKHFITENYSPHLGCRRMYLSERNAMRIDFIRTTVEDWKSRGLLDDSEYYYLLACLLEGVPFVSNITGTYGAYLKQWDKRARNPFELRRPNVIDNGRRNQSFREDANRLISSLEGDILYLDPPYNSRQYVPNYHLLETISLYDHPKIRGVTGIRPYEGQKSAYCNRNEVAEAFEDLISKAKFSHIVLSYSTDGLMTRERIEAILKKYGQEKSFQVKVIPYRKYKSKAPSRKKQVNELLFYIHRELPGKRSFPVPGGKRSGSPAKNVSARKYLKSPLNYIGGKYRLLPQLLPHFPKDADTFVDLFCGGANVAVNVPARHTVCNDMNTKIIELFQTFQQQDIDGILNHIAARIAEFHLTRENEQGYLDFRRFYNRTQDPLDLYTLTCYSFNYQFRFNNRLEYNNPFGRNRSRFSDAMRQNLIAFVEKLHGMDIRFQAGDFTKFDPSSLTPSDFVYCDPPYLITTGSYNDGNRGFQNWKEAEELALYEFLDRLNQAGVRFALSNVLKHKGKVNEPLIAWSRKYDVIPLTSDYSNANYHTRKGESREVLIVNYRSAGR; this is encoded by the coding sequence ATGAGATTTATCGGCAGCAAAGCGAACCTGCTGAAACAGATCGAGCAGATCATCGCCGCGAACGCACAGGGCGGGGAACGGGTTTTCTGCGACATTTTCGCCGGCACGGGGGCCGTGTCGAACTATTTCAAACCGAAGTATCAGGTGATCTCGAACGATCTTCTTCATTTTTCCTATGTGATTCAGAAAGCGGTCATCGAAAACAACTGCAAGCCGAATTTTCAAAAGCTGGCCGCCGCGGGAATATCAGACCCTTTTGCATTCCTGGAGGAAACCGAGCTGAAGCCGGATTTTGTTTCCGACGGGAAGCATTTCATCACGGAAAACTATTCGCCCCACCTCGGGTGCCGGCGCATGTACCTTTCCGAGCGGAACGCCATGCGCATCGACTTCATCCGCACCACGGTGGAGGACTGGAAAAGCCGCGGCCTTCTGGATGACTCCGAATACTATTACCTGCTGGCCTGCCTGCTTGAAGGGGTCCCCTTCGTTTCCAACATCACGGGCACCTACGGGGCGTACCTGAAGCAGTGGGACAAGCGCGCCCGTAACCCGTTCGAGCTGCGCCGGCCGAACGTCATCGACAACGGCCGCCGGAACCAAAGCTTCCGCGAGGACGCCAACCGGCTGATCTCTTCGCTGGAAGGGGACATCCTCTACCTGGACCCCCCCTACAATTCCCGGCAGTATGTGCCGAACTACCATCTGCTCGAAACCATCTCGCTTTACGACCACCCGAAGATCCGCGGCGTCACGGGCATACGCCCGTACGAGGGCCAGAAATCCGCGTACTGCAACCGGAACGAGGTGGCCGAGGCGTTCGAGGACCTGATCTCGAAGGCGAAGTTCTCCCATATCGTGCTGAGTTACAGCACGGATGGCCTGATGACCCGGGAACGGATCGAAGCCATCCTGAAAAAATACGGGCAGGAAAAATCGTTCCAGGTAAAGGTGATCCCCTATCGGAAATACAAGAGCAAGGCGCCGTCCCGCAAAAAACAGGTGAACGAGCTGCTTTTCTACATACACCGGGAGCTGCCCGGAAAACGCAGCTTCCCCGTCCCCGGCGGAAAACGCTCCGGCAGCCCGGCGAAAAACGTCTCCGCCCGCAAGTACCTGAAAAGCCCGCTCAACTACATCGGCGGGAAATACCGGCTGCTGCCACAGCTGCTGCCCCATTTTCCGAAGGATGCCGACACCTTCGTCGACCTGTTCTGCGGCGGGGCGAACGTCGCCGTGAACGTCCCCGCCCGGCACACGGTGTGCAACGACATGAACACGAAGATCATCGAGCTGTTCCAAACGTTCCAGCAGCAGGACATCGACGGGATCCTGAACCACATCGCGGCCCGCATCGCAGAGTTTCATCTGACGCGCGAAAACGAGCAGGGGTATCTGGATTTCCGCCGGTTCTACAACCGGACGCAGGACCCGCTCGACCTTTACACGCTGACCTGCTATTCGTTCAACTATCAGTTCCGGTTCAACAACCGGCTGGAATACAACAACCCGTTCGGCAGGAACCGCAGCCGTTTTTCGGATGCGATGCGCCAGAACCTGATCGCTTTCGTGGAAAAGCTGCACGGCATGGACATCCGGTTCCAGGCGGGCGATTTCACAAAATTCGACCCTTCTTCCCTGACGCCGTCGGACTTCGTCTACTGCGACCCGCCCTACCTCATCACCACCGGAAGCTACAACGACGGGAACCGCGGGTTCCAGAACTGGAAGGAAGCGGAGGAGCTCGCCCTGTATGAGTTTCTGGACCGGCTGAACCAGGCCGGCGTGCGGTTTGCCCTGTCCAACGTTCTGAAGCACAAGGGGAAGGTCAACGAGCCGCTCATCGCGTGGAGCCGGAAGTACGACGTCATCCCGCTTACCTCCGACTATTCCAACGCGAACTACCACACGCGGAAAGGAGAAAGCAGAGAGGTGCTGATCGTCAACTACCGATCTGCCGGAAGATGA